Within the Kingella potus genome, the region AGAGGGCAATGCAGGAATGGCGGGAAGGACGCTGGCAGGGGGCGCGGCAGGCGTTTTCGCCCAACTGCGGGCCGCGTCCCGAAGGGGAAAGGGTTACGCTGGCAGTTATCCACAATATTTCGCTGCCGCCGTTCGAGTACGGCACGGGCGCGGTGGAGAAGCTGTTTGCCAACCGCATCAACGGGGCGGAACATCCGTTTTTCAGCGTGATTGAAAATTTGCGCGTGTCCAGCCATTTCTTTATCGCACGCACGGGCGAAACGGTGCAGTTTGTTTCCTGCGGCGATGCCGCCTACCATGCGGGTGTGTCGTCGTTTCGCGGGCGGGCGGGGTGCAACGCTTTTTCGGTGGGCATCGAAATGGAGGGATGCGACTTCGAGCCGTTTGCAGAGGCGCAGTATGCCGCCCTGCGCCGCCTGCTCGACGCGCTGTTGGCGCAATATCCGATTGAGGCGGTAACGGGACACGAACACATCGCTCCGGGGCGCAAAACCGACCCCGGGCATTTTTTCGACTGGGAGCGGGTGGCGGAGTGGGGTTTTCAGACGGCCGTTTAGGCCCGTTAAGTGATGGCGGCGGCGGTTTCCGCTATAATCGCCGCTATTTTTGATTCGACAAGCGACAGACAAAGCACTATGGACGGAAAAATGTGGATGGCAGCAGCCGTCGGCCTGCTGGTGATTCTGGGTGTAACCGCCTACAACATGTATCAGGAAAACAAATACCGCCGCAAAGTGCGCGAGCAGTTCGGCCATTCCGACAAAGACGCGCTGCTCGAAGGGCAGCAGGATTCCGTGCGCGACGGACGTACCGGCACGGGCATGGCCGGCTGGCAGAACAAAGAAGGAGTGCAGGGCAAGCCGCTGGTGGTGGTGCGCGAGGCCGATGTTTCCAAACTTTCCGAAGAAGACCGAGCCGCCGCCCGCGCCGCCGACCTGTTTGCCGGCGTGCAGGAAGGGCCGTCTGAAAAAGATGCGGCGCAAGCGGCCATACTGCCGGGCAAATCCGGCCCCGGCGTGCTGGCGATGGAAGAGTTTGACGGCGGCGGTGCCGCTGTGGAAGTGGAAGAAGACGAAATCATCATGTTGGAAGAGCCGGACTCCGAAACCGGCAAATTTGCGTTTGCCTCCGTACCTTCGCCCGAGCGCGAACGGGAAAAAACCGGCCGCCGCGAACGGCTGCTGATGGATTTGGACGACATGGTCAAGCAGGAGCTGCCGTGGTTTGAGCCGCGTTTCGACTACATGGCCTACATTTCCCTGCGCGAACCGCAGGAATTCCGCACCCTGCCGCGCTTTTCCGGCCGCCACCGTTTCTTTGTTGCCGGCTGCACGATGGACGGCCTGTGGCAGGAAGTCGAGCCCGTACCCAATGTGTATTACCA harbors:
- a CDS encoding cell division protein ZipA C-terminal FtsZ-binding domain-containing protein, which produces MDGKMWMAAAVGLLVILGVTAYNMYQENKYRRKVREQFGHSDKDALLEGQQDSVRDGRTGTGMAGWQNKEGVQGKPLVVVREADVSKLSEEDRAAARAADLFAGVQEGPSEKDAAQAAILPGKSGPGVLAMEEFDGGGAAVEVEEDEIIMLEEPDSETGKFAFASVPSPEREREKTGRRERLLMDLDDMVKQELPWFEPRFDYMAYISLREPQEFRTLPRFSGRHRFFVAGCTMDGLWQEVEPVPNVYYQGFIVALQAISRKGLATVQELEDFGAQIDAFAAKLDAGIKLMDISAFLDTARPLDELCERVDQTIAMHLVSRSTVSGSELRAALERAGFALAHDGAFHLEEDGRVLFSVITMDNSAFTAALLASQPYKGFSILFDIPHVPAGSRNFDRFMDLTVRFSSELGLDLVNDKLEELSMEWLKDVGRYVAARQKEMQKVGIEPGGALAQRLFS
- the ampD gene encoding 1,6-anhydro-N-acetylmuramyl-L-alanine amidase AmpD encodes the protein MQEWREGRWQGARQAFSPNCGPRPEGERVTLAVIHNISLPPFEYGTGAVEKLFANRINGAEHPFFSVIENLRVSSHFFIARTGETVQFVSCGDAAYHAGVSSFRGRAGCNAFSVGIEMEGCDFEPFAEAQYAALRRLLDALLAQYPIEAVTGHEHIAPGRKTDPGHFFDWERVAEWGFQTAV